cacgtgtgaaggcaagttttgtctgttttctaggtattgtttgatttatgtggggatttaaggtaagctactgattcagcgatgactaaatttgtttctcgatgcataaaaagtcagggagcgattgatatttgcccgtaaatagccttcaaagctgaaaatgtccgcgatcgagcaccggaaatggctgttcgatgggttttgcaagtagaaatgtgctttatttcaccaaatcagctcgtatttggtgtgggtacgggattctagaggacgaaggagtcataagaggtgcaaagaagtgctatttgggagtagaataaatcttccgagacagtagacaagagaaggtcatatttgagagatgcgcgtaggccgattgtctttccgacaagcgaatgatacagcagattaaccattcgttttgaccagaaacctagtctctagtttttacgaatgagttttttaattaaaacaatcacgagaactctctcgcttagcctaatggctgttcgatgggtttcgcaagtagaaatgtgctttatttcaccaaatcagctcgtatttgacatcggtttggtatatatatattttctaatcctaccgcgaactggatagcagacgcggcacgactgttgcaccacactttgaagtaatcccacactttgaagtaaattacttcaaagtgtggggatgtgccccacactttgaagtaaactcagtttttacttcaaagtgtggggggatcttcccacactttgaagtaacttacttcaaagcgtgggacttttgcatgatgattttgtcaaaaaaaatggcagtcttttggatgagtgaacagaaaaagtgagcgagccaagaaacatagtgatgtttgttatcaggcttttaagcaatgtcccattgttgagtgtgacgaaaactcgtggtgacgattttaaaacatgttgggtcacgcatggtccaatcttacatggtccaatcttacatggtccaatcttacatggtccaaccttacatggtccaatcttacatggtccaatcttgcatggtccaatcttacatggtccaatcttacatggtccaatcttacatggtccaacattacatggtccaatcttacatggtccaaccttacatggtccaaccttacatggtccaatcttacatggtccaaccttgcatggtccaaccttgcatggtccaaccttgcatggtccaaccttacatggtccaaccttacatggtccaaccttacatggtccaaccttacatgtccactcttacatggtccaatcttacattgtccaaccttacatggtccaaccttacatcgtccaatcttacatgtccaaccttacatggtccaaccttacatggtccaatcttacatggtccaatcttacatggtccaaccttacatggtccaatcttacatggtccaaccttacatggtccaattttacatggtccaatattacatggtccaaccttacatggtccaaccttacatggtccaaccttacatggtccaatcttacatggtccaataatatatatatggtccatgtaagattggaccatgtaaggttggaccatgtaaggttggaccatgtaagattggaccatgcgtgacccaacatgttttaaaatcgtcaccacgagttttcgtcacactcaacaatggaacattgcttaaagcctgataacaaacatcactatgtttcttggctcgctcactttttctgttcactcatccaaaagactttggcatttttttggacaaaatcatcaggctcaaacaggcgatgcaaaagtcccacgctttgaagtaagttacttactgagtttacttcaaagtgtgggaagatccccccacactttgaagtaaaaaatgggttcacagtcgtgccgcgtctgctatccagttcgcagtaggattagaaaatatatatccacgtataatgttcactatgtattttatattttgtaagcgcctagggctatatttagattaggcgcacaaatgttcataataataataataataatatccgatgtcaaatacgaacTGATTTGGTGAAacaaagcacatttctacttgcgaaacccatcgaacagccattaggctaagcgagagagttctcgtgattgttttaattaaaaaactcattcataaaaactagagactaggtttctggtcaaatctgctgtatcattcgcttgtcggaaagacaatcggcctacgcgcatctctcaaatatgaccttctcttgtctactgtctcggaagatttattctactcccaaatagcacttctttgcacctcttatgactccttcgtcctctagaatcccgtacccacaccaaatacgagctgatttggtgaaataaagcataacatttttatttgaatgtatttgaataatgtttactatctcagagagtcggtcaaagccggggtAGCAagccttcacacaacagaccaaaatgaaagaaaattttgtttcatgaattcgtataattcttactgtttcaggtttaaaaaaacccacagtttccagtgacccaactgattctggaatctttctgaccgctacatttattcgcttcaaacagtcgctaacagaatgttgaccatagtgagggtacgttaaacccatcaaattcacagaggtcgcttacaaattatggggtgcgtatcgctagcgctacgtgtcatttgtgctacgtgtcatttgtcctacgtgtcatttgtgctacgtgccgctatcgctacgttgattagtgctacaaataatttgtctatgagtcgctatcattcgttcattatcactacgtgtcaacagcactacatcttttagcgttacgtgtcattatcgctacgtgtcgataccaCTACtcactgacgactctctctttctcatgttttctctcgctctcactccttctggtttgtgtgtgtatatgtatgtctgtatatgtgtgtgcgtgtgtgtgtctttttcagtgtgtgtgtgtgtgtgtgtgacgtattctctatctttctctcttgctcactcgctcgctcactcactctgtctctgtctatctctccctccctctctctctctctctctctctctctctctctctctctctctctctcaatcgctctttctctgtacctctttaaattcgctctctccttgtctctcccgctctccccccccccccccccctctctctctctctccatctgtctttctgtcttctctcgctATTTCTTTTTCGctcgctctttccccctctctccctagctctctctctctctctctcgcattatACCGTATATgcatacacggatgtttttctgtacgataccgtgtgtacgtatgcgtttgtgcgtgtgcgtgtgtatgtgtgtgtgtgtttgagagagagagagagagagagagagagagagagagagagagagagagagagagagagagagagagctcagaatggtttattatacaAAGGCCACAGACTCATACACAAaccacgggggggggggggggggggggggggggaagaacaaaataaaaaaaataaaaaacaccaacaccaaccatgaaataaatacgtggtgaagagagagagagagagagagagagagagagagagagagattttgtttgtttgcttaacgcccagccgaccacgaagggccatatcagggcggtgctgctttgacatataacgtgcgccacacacaagacagaagtcgcagcacaggcttcatgtctcacccagtcacattattctgacaccggaccaaccagtcctagcactaaccccataatgccagacgccaggcggagcagccactagattgccaattttaaagtcttaggtatgacccggccggggttcgaacccacgacctcccgatcacggggcggacgccttaccactaggccaaccgtgtcggttagagactgagagagagagagagagagagagagagagagagagagagagagagagagagagagagagagagagagagagagagagagagagagagagagagagatacacacagagacaaacagacatacagatccgacagacagccaggcagacaatatatatgtcacagtggaaatgagaatccagtgagattccgaatcgcactagtggagattggaattccagtttgcactagggcaaactagaattctcatctccactggatatttgttagtgaagattggaattccagtttgccctagtgcaaacgggaatccagtttcagtggagatgggaattccagtttgcactaggggaaataggaattgggggaaataatgtgttcaaaggtttataattgttgttaaaaccatttcatcttgagtcattcatgactttaaggcttactcattgcaggtattgaaatgcagaaataaaaataaatattattgaattgatataatcgaacaacacagagtaattgcgcacaataagtttttttttatcaatatcaTTAAATCATATCACAAAGTTAAAAGTTTATATAAGATGAAGcatgagataaagagagagagagagagagagagagagagagagagagagagagagagagagagagagagagagagagagagagagagagagagagagagagagagagagagagagagagagagagagagagagatggcctcGGCCATCAGAGCCGAcagtattattgtattgtattgtattgtaaaaccACGACTACTGAACGTTAACTCAGTCGTCTATCTGTCTGGGCTTCTCACTTCTTTTGTGAACTCTTAGTCATAAAGAAAGAGTTAACACTAGTCTTCTCCACTCAGTTAGACATTTTGACTTGCTGCAGTTTGTTTTCTGCTAAACTGACTCAGAGAGTGGATCATGGAGCAAAAGGAGAAATTTTATATTCTTTTAGAGCAGCATCTTGAATCTTTggatacaaacaaaaaagatgcaTTTTGTATAACTCAAGAAAAGTACAAGATTGAAGCGTGTCTGCATTCTAGCCCCGGACAAAAATCCCAACATGGAGCAAAATTCAAACACTGGAGCCAAAAACAGTTCAAATTGGAAGAAATTGGTGCAAGGAACATTGTGTACTGCAAAAAATCCAACAAGCCAGTCATCACACAGGACAGACTTTTCGACATCGTTTTCCAATGTCATGGACATGTAGGACATTCCGGACGTGATAAAACATGGGCAGAAATCAAAGCACATTACGCTGGCATCAAATGGactgttgttgatttgtttttgaAGACATGCACAAGCTGTAGCACACGACAGCCGACCAGATATCCTCCAGCAGGTAGACCTCTGATCAATTTGGAATTTCTGCAGCGCGTCCAGATTGATCTGGTGAACTTTCGAAGTAGGCCTGATGGCGAGTTCTGTTGGATCCTACATGCACGTGACCATTTTACCAAGTTCAGCTGGACTTATGCACTGAAATCAAAGACTGCTGTAGAGGTCGCTGATAACCTCTTCAGTCAGTTTTGTCAGTTTGGAGCTCCAAGGTTACTGCAGAGTGACAATGGCCGCGAGTTCACTGCCCGAGTGATCAACAACTTGGAGACCCTTTGGCCAGATATGAAGATCATTCATGGAAGACCAAGACACCCCCAGTCTCAAGGTAAGAATAATATAAATCTTACTAATCCAACTActattctctctcactctctctctctctctctctctctctctctctctctctctcattcactgCCCGAGTGATCAACAACTTGGAGACCCTTTGGCCAGATATGTAATGAAGATCATTCATGGAAGACCAAGACACCCCCAGTCTCAAGGTAAGAATAATATAAATCTTACTTATCCAACtactattctctctctctctctctctctctctctctctctctctctctctctctctctctctctctctctctctctctctctctctctcgctctcattcacctcattcacacaaacacaggccTACTTGCCTTTCTTGACTTCCGTTGTGTTCCTATGTCTTGATGTTGCGTGGAGCGTGGTAATGGTGACCTACAGGTGAAACTGGGAAATGATGGATGCACATGGACCAAACTGGACTGAAGGCCTGAAAATAGTTACCAGTGCTATCAACACATCTGTTTCAAGCACTACAGGAAAGTCTCCATACCACCTTGTCTTCGGACAGTTGCCAAGACGTAACTGCACCTCAGTTGTGGAGTGAATTGATAGAACAAGGCATACGAGATGAAGAGAACATTCCACCGGAGCTACTCAAACAGCTAGAACACAACGCAACTATTGACGACGAGGCTGATGCAGCGCCTACATCGCCACCTCCGCCAGCGACTACATCGTCATTTCAGCCAGGTGCAACATCGTCACCTCCGCCAGCGACTACATCCTCACCTCCGCCAGTGACTACATCATTAACTCCGCCAGTGACTACATCGTCACCTCCGCCAGTGACTACATCGTCAACTCCACCAGCGACTACATCATCAACTCCGCCAGCGACTACATCGTCACCTCTGCCAGGTGCAACATCCTCACCTCCGCCAGTGACTACATCATTAACTCCGCCAGTGACTACATCGTCACCTCCGCCAGTGACTACATCGTCAACTCCACCAGCGACTACATCATCAACTCCGCCAGCGACTACATCGTCACCTCTGCCAGGTGCAACATCGTCACCTCCGCCAGCGACTACGTCGTCACCTCCGCCAGCGACTACATCATCAACTCCGCCAGCGACTACATCATCAACTCCGCCAGCGACTACATCGTCACCTCCGCCAGCGACTACATCCTCACCTCCGCCAGTGACTACATTGTCACCTCCGCCAGGTGCAACATTGCTCCCACAGAAGCGTGGTCGACAATACTTACTTCACAATGAAGACAAGATTATTGCTTTGGGTACTGAACACAAAAACAGGTGTGTGTTGCATGGCATGCAAGTCAACAGTGATTCCCATGCTGTAGTGGTAATTGACAAGGTGCTAGACAACAGCTTTGTCCCAGTTGAATGCAATCCTTCCCAAGAAGCGCTACAAGTTGGGCAGTTTGTTCTGTGGCAGCGAGCTAACATAGTTGAAAACGAGGACAGTCATCAACATAGGGAACCAAGATTGAGTGCACGAGACAACTATCTTCATGCTGCAAAGAGACAAGCTTCCCGGTATCATAAGCAGGTACAAAAACTGCACAAGGTGTACTCAATTGATGAtacagttggcattaaaatccaCCAAGCCGACAGAACAAACACTGATGCACGCCTTCTGCCTTGTAAAATACTAACATCCAGATCCACTGCAGGAAACAGATTACAATACAAAGTCTTCAGCGTTGCTGGAATCATTGTAAACTGGTTCGATGGTGTTGAACTTGTGGACATGCGCTCTGTAGAGTTTCTGGACCTTAACAGTGTTGAACCAAgcaatttaaaagaaataactCTGATACAAGCATCACGGTCTTCTACAGGATGGAGCACCAAGTCTGTCGCTTGCTCTTCGAGAACAGTCTGCAAATGCAAGGGCAACTGTCTAACAAAACGGTGCAATTGCCGAAAAGCAAACATAGACTGCTGTACAAAGTGTCACCCAGAAAGCACATTTtgaacgtaggcaggactaattatcataccatgaacaatatctttctcctcgccttttattcaaagttcgtttaatctgtttaaaatcaccagcgtggcgatcatgatttccttacttgtaatcaacagatagatctagatctatcagcatcacaatccagctaatgagctattgcaagattaaaggcacagtaagcctcccgtaaaccatcacagagctccccgagcgtctacatacagtacaagcatacttccatttaaacgctcaccgaacgggaacatcctggctgctttctgtcgagcgtgagaaattttcaaagaatttattttcgtggacttggcccttacaacaatggcgcctcgttttggagCTGGACGGCTGtgatgaatatcccggaaatcacgcccggacagtaagcctcccgtaaaccatcacagatactgtcaggtttttacacacagtacaaacacccttccatttgaacgctcaccaaacgggaacatcctaggtgccctacgtaaagagcgagcaatttttaaataattaattttgcagattgtctcgaacactttttggacccatcctgaactcaggtcaaaaatgagttacttcccttaaactggcgatagccgtggatcgatgattatcagaatgtttttggaccgtggtgcgtttttgcgctagacctaacttttaaaatctaaataataaattgacagcttgttacacaaacattctttaatcataaaagaattcttttttcatcaagacaagatcagtgcaattcgaagttgtgaaagtttgaaaaaagaaaagctcggaagcagggtcacgcaagggtcgtagcagacgacgccggGTGCGTATCGCTGGCGCTACGtatcatttgtgctacgtgtcatttattctacgtgtcatttgtgctacgtgccgctatgactacgttgattagtgctacaaataatttgtgtaCGAGTCACtgtcattcgttcattatcactacgtgtcgatagaactacatcttttagcactacgtgtcattatcgctacgtgtcgataccactacttacttaatgacgactctctcttgctcactttTTCTTTCGCTCGTACCcgttctggtttgtgtgtgtgtgtgtgtgtgtgtgtgtgtgtgtgtatgtgtgtgtgtatgtgtgtgtacgttagATTTTAGTGTAACGAACACAAGTATGTGTTTTTCGCGCTGTATAGCAAGATGTACGGGGTACATTGtaaacaagcaaaacaagaaaaagaaaatatagCTATCCTTTACCCCCCCATTCCCATCCCCCCCGCCCGCAAACCACCTCTACCTTCCTTTCTCTCCCCAAACCCAGGTCGACTCTCATGCTTAAAAAAC
This Littorina saxatilis isolate snail1 linkage group LG17, US_GU_Lsax_2.0, whole genome shotgun sequence DNA region includes the following protein-coding sequences:
- the LOC138953256 gene encoding S-antigen protein-like, with translation MAILSGCCYPGSATSCKYCRPRFCGSNVAPGGGDNVVTGGGEDVVAGGGDDVVAGGVDDVVAGGVDDVVAGGGDDVVAGGGDDVAPGRGDDVVAGGVDDVVAGGVDDVVTGGGDDVVTGGVNDVVTGGGEDVAPGRGDDVVAGGVDDVVAGGVDDVVTGGGDDVVTGGVNDVVTGGGEDVVAGGGDDVAPG